A window of Apium graveolens cultivar Ventura chromosome 8, ASM990537v1, whole genome shotgun sequence contains these coding sequences:
- the LOC141679626 gene encoding uncharacterized protein LOC141679626, with the protein MVKKVHIANHLEIKVVKSDSVTWEVVCKQNYEGYKWRLRGRKRKLHDHFEFMDTKGPHTCVNQAISQDHFNLSSSYITEMIMDLVAADPTVSEKVLMAAIVKDVGYKPSSKKIECTHLYGKYLHTATAIDGFHHILPVAFDVVEWENVSSWTWFMERVRKTVAFRRMGVCVILDRHAGIMSAMNNTNLGWCEPYGYHRFCIGHLAANFAKQFKKEGLKKRVVEMCS; encoded by the exons ATGGTGAAGAAGGTTCACATTGCAAACCATTTGGAGATAAAGGTGGTTAAATCTGATTCTGTAACTTGGGAAGTGGTATGCAAACAGAATTATGAGGGTTATAAGTGGAGGTTGAGAGGTAGAAAAAGAAAGTTACATGATCATTTTGAGTTTATGGACACTAAGGGTCCTCATACTTGCGTGAATCAGGCCATATCACAAGATCACTTTAATTTGAGCTCTTCATACATTACAGAGATGATTATGGACCTAGTTGCGGCTGATCCTACTGTCTCAGAGAAGGTATTGATGGCTGCAATTGTTAAAGATGTTGGATATAAACCATCAAGCAAAAAG ATAGAATGTACTCATCTATATGGAAAGTACTTACATACTGCTACAGCCATTGATGGATTCCATCACATTCTCCCAGTGGCATTTGATGTTGTTGAATGGGAAAATGTATCCAGCTGGACTTGGTTCATGGAGAGAGTGAGGAAGACGGTGGCCTTCAGACGAATGGGTGTTTGTGTTATTTTAGACAGACATGCAGGAATCATGTCTGCAATGAACAATACTAACCTTGGATGGTGCGAGCCATATGGATATCACAGATTCTGCATCGGGCACCTAGCTGCTAATTTCGCAAAGCAGTTCAAGAAAGAAGGTCTGAAGAAAAGGGTAGTTGAAATGTGTAGCTAG
- the LOC141679625 gene encoding uncharacterized protein LOC141679625 has protein sequence MSATDVKGKVGGGSIGLSYPLLSKTNYTTWALKMKVYLQAQGVWGAVKPSDEKAVIEDKVDKIALAMLYQGLPEELLLTIAEKSTAKAAWDALKTMCQGADRFKKAKVQTLKSEFESLNMRENEQLDEFYLKLNSLVSNMRALGEEVKESYVVKKLLRAVPSKFLQIVSTLEQFGDLEWVL, from the coding sequence ATGTCAGCGACGGATGTCAAAGGGAAGGTAGGTGGAGGCTCGATAGGTTTGAGCTATCCACTGCTGAGCAAGACTAATTACACGACTTGGGCCTTGAAGATGAAGGTGTATCTACAAGCACAGGGAGTCTGGGGAGCCGTAAAACCAAGCGACGAGAAGGCAGTCATTGAAGATAAGGTGGACAAAATTGCTTTGGCTATGTTATATCAAGGACTTCCTGAAGAACTTTTGCTGACCATTGCAGAGAAGAGTACGGCAAAGGCAGCTTGGGATGCTCTCAAAACCATGTGTCAAGGAGCCGATCGTTTCAAGAAAGCAAAGGTTCAAACATTGAAGTCAGAGTTTGAATCTTTGAATATGAGAGAGAATGAACAGCTAGATGAGTTCTATCTGAAATTGAATAGTCTCGTCTCCAACATGCGAGCGTTGGGAGAAGAGGTAAAAGAATCCTATGTGGTGAAGAAATTGCTTCGTGCTGTACCATCCAAATTTCTCCAAATTGTATCCACATTGGAACAATTTGGCGATTTGGAGTGGGTTCTCTGA